The following coding sequences are from one Polyodon spathula isolate WHYD16114869_AA chromosome 7, ASM1765450v1, whole genome shotgun sequence window:
- the LOC121318151 gene encoding protein phosphatase 1 regulatory subunit 3A-like, which translates to MESTGEPRRFGASKFLEVTASNSWDEDEVEDESKIKPKSSPIPRRRSSSSSDDSEAEGPPVITRKVSFADAFGLNLVCVKEFDSWAVPTTSFTDIFEDEVPRSEEYFLSSVFVVPSSHDELMQKLYEQKVELESFEFVPGGLTAMTGIIRVFNVCFEKLVYVRMTLDAWSSYYDLMAQYVPGSSDGETDQFSFKISLVPPYQKDGGKVEFCIRYETSVGTFWANNNGLNYVLFCHKKEMPEVTTKTQEENTDKNIKSCLKTINSKGNATALDDTLVQPGTPDISKSKTQVVVNETIENLSPNQEAPHGDTTQLEGDYKEQLQSQMDQNQNPTPMNQSKMGTNSSASKNHNSHIHDLLFKKTKACQIHSEEKPDIKASDHKIGIPQICEKGPIPSPTCDENQTSTRDNRNSESLETFSQTSKVQSWQCSQEAESKPEDVLPSKEDEYREDAPVELEQEKNILLGDKMFRRTTEHEMLEILFIAEVEQDANILKETSEIKLPAIATHYHKCSLDHASEKDSCPEAKDPFKSKSNLSKDSVTSYEYNVKDDIVMGASNEEVWKDIGTGFHEVKKTSSATSQEVIKKEVRLDTENISNSFLEDLLGSDNLASCSKEKESKETIQENIKKEWSYDIKVSESGLDKKHLIPRIMVVSTHGAQVDELSNKHESESISANKTHEKASTEPPQEKEAVCQEDITKASQQGYTQTEPQQDIMQQANARKESILDLYSDENIALDTEPDSITSKSKAVQYITSIQETYVENKALIFNKHNAGTREESNSFYTTIRPESSLSGLIVKVSSDNTSTHIEEDIYAGHHYSLPGNKGECSQIAITN; encoded by the exons ATGGAGTCCACTGGAGAACCAAGACGATTTGGTGCCTCTAAGTTCTTGGAAGTTACTGCAAGTAACTCCTGGGATGAAGATGAAGTTGAAGATGAAAGTAAAATTAAGCCAAAGTCTTCACCCATTCCAAGAAGAAGGAGTTCTTCATCTTCAGACGATTCAGAGGCAGAAGGCCCTCCTGTAATTACAAGAAAAGTTTCCTTTGCGGATGCTTTTGGTCTGAATCTTGTCTGTGTTAAAGAGTTTGATAGCTGGGCTGTACCAACTACATCATTCACTGATATATTTGAGGATGAAGTCCCCAGAAGTGAGGAATATTTTCTTTCCTCTGTTTTTGTGGTGCCCTCCTCTCACGATGAGCTCATGCAAAAACTTTATGAACAAAAGGTAGAACTGGAATCCTTTGAGTTTGTTCCTGGAGGTCTGACAGCAATGACGGGAATTATCCgggtttttaatgtgtgttttgaaaagTTGGTTTATGTTCGTATGACTTTAGATGCCTGGAGCAGTTACTATGACTTGATGGCACAGTACGTGCCTGGCTCCAGTGATGGGGAGACTGACCAGTTTTCTTTTAAGATTTCATTAGTGCCTCCATATCAAAAAGATGGAGGCAAAGTGGAGTTTTGTATACGTTACGAAACTTCAGTTGGTACATTCTGGGCAAACAACAATGGATTAAATTATGTGCTTTTCTGTCACAAAAAAGAAATGCCAGAGGTAACAACGAAAACACAAGAGGAAAACactgataaaaatataaaaagctgtTTAAAGACAATTAACAG TAAAGGAAATGCCACGGCGCTTGATGACACACTGGTTCAACCAGGAACTCCAG aCATATCTAAAAGTAAAACACAAGTGGTTGTCAATGAAACAATCGAAAACCTATCTCCAAACCAAGAAGCACCCCATGGAGACACCACACAGCTTGAGGGTGATTATAAGGAACAGTTACAATCTCAG ATGGATCAGAACCAAAACCCAACACCAATGAATCAAAGCAAAATGGGAACCAATTCATCAGCTTCAAAAAACCATAACTCCCACATACATGATCTCTTATTTAAGAAAACCAAGGCATGCCAGATTCATAGTGAAGAAAAGCCAGACATCAAGGCTAGTGACCACAAAATAGGCATTCCACAAATTTGTGAAAAAGGCCCCATTCCTTCTCCAACATGTGATGAGAACCAAACAAGTACCAGAGATAATAGAAACTCAGAATCTCTAGAAACATTTTCTCAAACTTCCAAAGTACAAAGTTGGCAGTGTTCACAAGAAGCTGAATCAAAGCCAGAAGATGTCTTGCCTTCAAAAGAAGATGAATACAGGGAAGATGCTCCTGTTGAACTTGAACAAGAAAAGAACATCTTGCTAGGAGACAAGATGTTTAGAAGAACCACTGAGCATGAGATGTTGGAGATATTGTTCATAGCAGAAGTAGAGCAGGATGCAAATATATTGAAGGAGACATCTGAAATAAAGCTGCCAGCAATTGCCACACACTACCATAAATGTAGTTTAGATCACGCATCTGAAAAAGATTCATGTCCGGAAGCCAAAGAtccatttaaaagcaaatcaaatTTAAGTAAAGACAGTGTAACTTCCTATGAATATAATGTCAAAGATGATATAGTTATGGGTGCTTCAAATGAGGAAGTTTGGAAAGACATAGGAACTGGTTTTCATGAAGTGAAAAAAACTAGCAGTGCTACAAGCCAAGAAGTAATAAAGAAGGAGGTCAGGCTGGATACTGAAAATATAAGCAATAGTTTCCTGGAAGATCTATTGGGTTCAGATAATTTAGCAAGTTGCAGTAAAGAGAAAGAAAGTAAGGAGACCAtacaagaaaatattaaaaaagaatggTCATATGATATAAAGGTAAGTGAGAGTGGTCTAGACAAAAAGCACCTAATACCCAGAATCATGGTTGTTTCTACTCATGGAGCTCAGGTAGATGAGCTATCAAATAAGCATGAAAGTGAGTCAATATCTGCAAATAAGACACACGAAAAAGCAAGTACAGAACCTCCACAGGAAAAAGAAGCAGTCTGCCAAGAAGATATAACCAAAGCATCTCAACAAGGATATACCCAGACAGAACCTCAACAAGATATAATGCAGCAGGCAAACGCTAGAAAGGAGTCCATTTTAGACCTGTATAGTGATGAGAACATTGCACTAGACACTGAACCAGACAGCATTACAAGTAAATCTAAAGCTGTGCAGTACATAACAAGCATTCAGGAAACATATGTTGAAAATAAGGCTTTAATTTTTAATAAGCATAATGCAGGCACTCGAGAAGAGTCTAATTCTTTTTATACAACAATAAGACCTGAATCTTCACTTTCAGGTCTGATAGTAAAAGTGTCGTCAGACAACACAAGTACTCATATAGAAGAAGACATCTACGCAGGTCACCATTATTCATTACCTGGCAATAAAGGGGAATGCAGTCAAATTGCAATAACAAATTAA